The stretch of DNA AGACAAAAAGAAACAGACATTGGAAATCATGTCAATAAAAAAAGCTAGCACGAAAGAAGCTTGAAACAGCATCCTATCACTggctgaggagagcagagctaaGTTGACAATCATAGATCACATGgagccacttcctgtctccctggcCAGGCAACATGTGCTCTGATTGGTCAATCAGGCTGCACAAGACGAGCTCGGATTGGATGAGCTCTGTCCGATTGCCTCCTGGAGTTGACTGTCCCTGTCCCGTTGGTGCCAGCAAAAGACACCAATGACCATTCAACAGGATGggcactgggggagggagggggaagtggAGTCATATGAAGCAGGGCAGGATTGGGGTTGGTGTGACGGTGGTGgtgagtggggagagggagagggagagggaggggggtgtagagagagaacCCTGTCACACCAGGCTGACATGCAGGTCCGTCTCCTCCAGAGGGACGGAGTCTTCCAGGACGTCGCACTTTCTGTTCACCAGCCCAACCTTGCTGCGCCGTTTCCACGGCGACGCCTCGTGGTCCTGGCCCGTCACTTGGAGATGCGCGTCTCCTGGAGCGACAGGCGGGATCTGGGCGACGCGCCCTGGTGCCCTCGCCACGGCAACAGGCCCAGGAAGTCCTGGCTGTCCAGCGTCAGGCTGAGCGCCCGCGGGGGCGGGGCTGGACGAGcatgctggggggtgggggaggggcactgGAGAGACGGCTGGGGGCCGTGGGACATGGGGGGTCTGGTCGCTGCTGCTGTagtaagtggaggaggaggtgtggtccCTGTGCTCctgtagagggggagggagtgggggaggacaggggagaaggTTAGAGGGGGAGAAattggggagaggacaggaaaaagggagagggtgggagagtagggggaggatggggtcaGGTGGAAGCAGGGTAAGGGGGCGGGAAGGGAAAGGAGCATAGGAAAGGGAGAGTTGgacgagagagcgagggagaacacggtgagggagagagcgagggagaacacggtgagggagagagcgagggagaacacgttgagggagagagcgagggagaacacgttgagggagagagcgagggggaaaTAGGGTGGAGTAGTGAGGGTGGAGTAGtgagggtagagaggtagagaacagggggaggtggagagagtggggggaaaaTAGTCATTCAGATGTAACTGGGCACATGGTCGCAGAGGTCGTAAGCTGAGTGCTGTTATAACAGGGTCAGGCAGAGGCATGGGGAGTGGGCAGCAGGAGCAGTAATACAGTAGTACCTATGGTAGGACTAGGGCCGGTACAGTACAGGTGGTACTAGAGGCAGCAGCAGTGGTTTAGCAGCTAGGGAGGCGGTAGCAGGGTTGCTGGTTCGTAGCCTGGGGGCTAGGGTCGGAGGGCAGCAATGGCAACAGGAAGAGGTGGTGAGGATGCTGGCATGGGGCAGGAGGCAGACAAGGAAGCGGAGAGGTGGCGGGGCCACGTGATTGGACGACGGCAACGGTGGGCGGGGCCGAGGTCATTTTTGGAATGTTAGTATGTCACTGTCACACCTCACTCTCTGGAAAATACATGgaaaggacagacagagagacagagagacagacagtcagttaCAGTAGGAGTATTAAGTGGATGGATGGGACAGAGCACGAAGGGTCAGCAAAGGTCCTCCCACTGCAGAGACTAAACATGTGGGTGTGTAAGGATGACGAGGACGAGATACAGCAGAGAAACAGATGATCCAGGAAGGTGTTCTTTGGCATTATGAAGGAAAATCGCTCTCAACGATGTGAGCCTCGCCGATGGAAACCTCCAGAGACAGAATGGGGCCTGAGACCAACGCCTCAGACGTCTTAAAGGACCCCATGAGAACACGAAgcaggaagatggaggacacaCGTCTCATGGAGAATCCCGGACGCCAAGTCAAGATGAATGGATTACGGATGAGACAAGATGAGGTAGGCTGAGTTAGTCGGCATCAATTAATGCCAGATGATAAAGATGTGGATGTCTACACTGGTTAATGAGAGGGTGTGTGCTGAGGACACTAGCCAGTGATGAATGCTCAGacgtggggtggaggtgagggggtgaggtggtggGAACGGTGGTCTCGAGAGGGGGAGGCGATGGGAGAAAGCTCCATTCCGCTACAActaggcaggggaggagggagaggcggaCCAGCCAGAGAGCAGCTGGCCTACTGCTGTGGCGTCAGGGGTTAGGgggcagaggtcaggggtcacataCGTGCTGCATTCACCATTGTGGAATGTATACCTCTGTATACAAGGGTTGGACAGCCGTCTGGCCTGACGCATCTGCAACAACACAGTGTAGCTtcattaggagagagagagagagagagagagagagagagagagagagagagagagagagagagagagagagagagagagagagagagagagagagagataaagttagagagacatagagaaagagaaagggactaataaaggagaagggaggcagggggagtcgAGGAGCAAGGCTGGGAGATGAGGAGTGTggttggtgggtgtgtgttctgagtTTTCTACTGGGGGGATGGGTCATACACCAGGACTGGAGTCTGGCTCAAAGCTCCAACCAACTGCACCTGGTCTACCTTTATTCACAGCAATGCACGCCACAACAGTATGTGAAAAGACACGCTGGAAAGAAAAACAAGATTTGGGGTGCATTTGTGGGAGAcatcacacaggaacacagactcCCACTCTGCATGGAACGCTAACATGCAGCATCTAGCTAGGAtccacaccccaccctccagacAGGATGCTGGGGTTTAGAACATCGGGACCCAGACTTGACAAAATGTTTGTCTCCAAACTAACATCAGTGTGTTTCCAAACCGAAACAACAGGCTTCCCTCTGGTGGAACTGACGGGAGCGTCGTACACTAACACTAACGAACTTCCCTCGTACACACTAACCTCACAGTTCCACGTGACACCAGGGGTGAACTTGGACTTCCCTCAGACACACTGACCTCACAGTTCCACGTGACACCAGGGGTGAACTTGACATCTCCACAAGCCCCACTGAACAGATGGAACTGTGCCCGCTGTGCAGTACGTATTTCACGGGAGGTAAGATAAATCAAGCGTGGGTTTTCCTGGTACCGCGTGGGTACGTACCGAGGCTGCGGAGCGACCTGGCCCTCTCTGGGCCACGATGGCACCGCTGATGGCCTTGATCCAGCTGTGCATCTCCTCTGGACTGTCCgactggagggaaggagggtgagaagagagagagagagagagagagagagagagagagagagagagagagagagagagagagagaaacatacagTATTAGGTACATTCCTGAACATCAAGCACTGGTCAGGTTCTGCTGTAGACTGTTGTAGTGATAGATCATTAGGAGTTCATATTCACATTGCTCAATAACAAAGTCCAGGACGAGGACCTCACCTGAATGTAAAAAGTTCTGGAGCTGGTGACTACCTCAAACAGATTGTCCCTCATCATTAAGTCACTGTAGGAAAACAATACATTAACTACCACAACCACATGGCATTGTCACAAGAAGGTTACTTTAAAGAGTGAAGTTGATTTAAAATAAAGAAGACTAACCTTTGTTTGCACTCCTGGACTTTGTGAACCTCTTTCAACTGAATCACTTTGAGAGGGTCCCTCTCCTGACaaggaaaaacagagagagagagagaaagagaggcaaacagagagagagagggtagcatgttacacaccacacacaggcctcAGCCAAGCTGGTCTGAAGCTCACTGGAGacatccctctgcccctcccagaGGCCTGGAGAACAGGGCTTCAGAGGGGGAGAAACACGCCACAGCGAGCCAGCTGACAGAACCAGGCCCCATCTGCACCAGACTATGTGAAGCCTGGGATTATTGACAACAGGCCCTCATTGACAGCTATATTATTAGGATGGTAATAGGAGCCCTGCTTACCCTGTGATAAGCACGCAAGCGTGCACAGTCTCACAcgccccaaacaaacacacaaatacgcacacagacgcacacagcaTCCAAATGGATTGCAGATAGAAAAGAGGTTGATTCACTGTGTATTTATATCATAGACACAGTGTTCAGAGCAGGCGTTTGGTAGTGAGGGAGATATTGGACCAAGTTTGGACGAAAtgttcctcctccaccatccacaAATGAGTTGTGTATGTGGGAGTTTAGTATTACACAGGAGGTGGTCtcaacagcccacacacacacacacacacacacacacacacacacacacacacacacacacacacacacacacacacacacacacacacacacacacacacacacacacaagctgggaCATGCCAGGCTGTCCACACGTGAAATACCAGAAATGGAATTCAGGACACATTCCACAACATGCTGAGACCACAATCCCTAAAGGCAATACCATCCCCAGACACACTTACAaacgcacgcaagcacacaacacatacacaactaagcacaaaagacacaaacacacacccacgtacacacacgcacatgactTAACAAGCCCTTGGGGCATGAATAAACCCGGCATCATttcagagagagataggcagggagagagagagacagaaaaagaaaggaagacAGAATGGGAAAGGGGGATCTAATTAGTCTCTTTTGTCTGTGCTAGCGCTGGCCCAGTGGAGAGTGTAGTGTTGCAGCTAGCTAACCCTGCTAgaggctgtgttactgtgttgagCTAGCCTCCATCAGGGACAAGGGTTGGCTATATATTAGAGGCCTTACCAGAACCTTAGATGGCCTTGAATAATGCACAGATCCACACTAATCTCTCTCATTCTgcagctctctccttctttgtctttctcttatttttccctctttatttctctttccTTAATCCCTTTCTTCAGCACCTCACAGTCATTCACCCAGCAGCAACATCCAGGGTGTGGTTGAGCActgccctttgtgtgtgtgtgtggaggtgggttcAGGGAGGGTTGATCAATGGCACACAacattgtttgtgtatgtgggagTGACTTCAGGTGTCCCAGCTTTCACATTCACCTGGTCAGTCTTGAAGTAGCTGACTGCGTTCTCGTCCAGCAGAAAGTatctccttttccagttcttcATCTGAGAAAGTCCATCAAACACACAGGTATTTTAGCTAGATTTTGCCTCCCAAAAGTGAAATCAAACGCACCTCAAATATTCAAGCATTTAATCTCTGCCAGCACAGCTGCCAGTTGACTGCAcatcaacatctctctctctctctctctctctctctctctctctctctctctctctctctctctctctctctctctctctctctctctctctctctctctctctctctctctctctctctctctctctctctctctctctctctctctctctctcagtaaccattcacccacccatccatccatccctgtcTGGCCCTGAGACTCACCACAGCGCCCTGTTTCACACAGTATCCAGCCTTGATGACTGTCTGGTCCTGGCACACCCGGCCCAGGAAGTAGGGGAGCTGCCCATGGCCTTTCCTCAGagcccccctctcagccccattttgcccctccccctgctcctgcaacacacacacacacagatattaaACAGTCAGGGATGGGGTGGCTCAGATGGAACAGCCATCTACAACGACAGCAGGAGGGTTGTTATGGAGACTGGAGGTCAGGATCGATCTGACGTTCACATCCTGAGTCTTGCCCACGCAGGAAGTCACATGACTCATCTTAACTTCACAAGAGAAGTTGAGTGTCTAGGTTAACTTGGTTTGTATATAAAAGTGAGGGGGATCCTGACCTGTGTGGCAGTGATTATGGGGACGCCCCCTATGATGTCTGTCCTGTAGGAGACCTGTTTCATGGCACCCAGAGACTCCTGGTGGGCCTCTGTGTAGGACTGGGGGTCCCCCGACTTGGGCACCTGAAACACCACACACCGTCAGGCTGTAGCACATC from Osmerus eperlanus chromosome 12, fOsmEpe2.1, whole genome shotgun sequence encodes:
- the plekha1b gene encoding pleckstrin homology domain-containing family A member 1 isoform X1, whose protein sequence is MPYVDRQNRFCGFLDIEENENSGKFLRRYFILDTSEGSLVWYMDNPQNLAKGSENVGSLKLSYISKVSDATKLRPKAEFCFVINAGMRKFYLQANDQQDLLEWVNILNNATKITVPKSGDPQSYTEAHQESLGAMKQVSYRTDIIGGVPIITATQEQGEGQNGAERGALRKGHGQLPYFLGRVCQDQTVIKAGYCVKQGAVMKNWKRRYFLLDENAVSYFKTDQERDPLKVIQLKEVHKVQECKQSDLMMRDNLFEVVTSSRTFYIQSDSPEEMHSWIKAISGAIVAQRGPGRSAASEHRDHTSSSTYYSSSDQTPHVPRPPAVSPVPLPHPPACSSSPAPAGAQPDAGQPGLPGPVAVARAPGRVAQIPPVAPGDAHLQVTGQDHEASPWKRRSKVGLVNRKCDVLEDSVPLEETDLHVSLV
- the plekha1b gene encoding pleckstrin homology domain-containing family A member 1 isoform X2, which translates into the protein MPYVDRQNRFCGFLDIEENENSGKFLRRYFILDTSEGSLVWYMDNPQNLAKGSENVGSLKLSYISKVSDATKLRPKAEFCFVINAGMRKFYLQANDQQDLLEWVNILNNATKITVPKSGDPQSYTEAHQESLGAMKQVSYRTDIIGGVPIITATQEQGEGQNGAERGALRKGHGQLPYFLGRVCQDQTVIKAGYCVKQGAVMKNWKRRYFLLDENAVSYFKTDQERDPLKVIQLKEVHKVQECKQSDLMMRDNLFEVVTSSRTFYIQSDSPEEMHSWIKAISGAIVAQRGPGRSAASMRQARRLSNPCIQRYTFHNGECSTSTGTTPPPPLTTAAATRPPMSHGPQPSLQCPSPTPQHARPAPPPRALSLTLDSQDFLGLLPWRGHQGASPRSRLSLQETRISK
- the plekha1b gene encoding pleckstrin homology domain-containing family A member 1 isoform X3 → MPYVDRQNRFCGFLDIEENENSGKFLRRYFILDTSEGSLVWYMDNPQNLAKGSENVGSLKLSYISKVSDATKLRPKAEFCFVINAGMRKFYLQANDQQDLLEWVNILNNATKITVPKSGDPQSYTEAHQESLGAMKQVSYRTDIIGGVPIITATQEQGEGQNGAERGALRKGHGQLPYFLGRVCQDQTVIKAGYCVKQGAVMKNWKRRYFLLDENAVSYFKTDQERDPLKVIQLKEVHKVQECKQSDLMMRDNLFEVVTSSRTFYIQSDSPEEMHSWIKAISGAIVAQRGPGRSAASMRQARRLSNPCIQRSTGTTPPPPLTTAAATRPPMSHGPQPSLQCPSPTPQHARPAPPPRALSLTLDSQDFLGLLPWRGHQGASPRSRLSLQETRISK
- the plekha1b gene encoding pleckstrin homology domain-containing family A member 1 isoform X4, which produces MPYVDRQNRFCGFLDIEENENSGKFLRRYFILDTSEGSLVWYMDNPQNLAKGSENVGSLKLSYISKVSDATKLRPKAEFCFVINAGMRKFYLQANDQQDLLEWVNILNNATKITVPKSGDPQSYTEAHQESLGAMKQVSYRTDIIGGVPIITATQEQGEGQNGAERGALRKGHGQLPYFLGRVCQDQTVIKAGYCVKQGAVMKNWKRRYFLLDENAVSYFKTDQERDPLKVIQLKEVHKVQECKQSDLMMRDNLFEVVTSSRTFYIQSDSPEEMHSWIKAISGAIVAQRGPGRSAASMRQARRLSNPCIQRYTFHNGAQGPHLLLHLLQQQRPDPPCPTAPSRLSSAPPPPPSMLVQPRPRGRSA
- the plekha1b gene encoding pleckstrin homology domain-containing family A member 1 isoform X5; protein product: MPYVDRQNRFCGFLDIEENENSGKFLRRYFILDTSEGSLVWYMDNPQNLAKGSENVGSLKLSYISKVSDATKLRPKAEFCFVINAGMRKFYLQANDQQDLLEWVNILNNATKITVPKSGDPQSYTEAHQESLGAMKQVSYRTDIIGGVPIITATQEQGEGQNGAERGALRKGHGQLPYFLGRVCQDQTVIKAGYCVKQGAVMKNWKRRYFLLDENAVSYFKTDQERDPLKVIQLKEVHKVQECKQSDLMMRDNLFEVVTSSRTFYIQSDSPEEMHSWIKAISGAIVAQRGPGRSAASRVRCDSDILTFQK